One genomic region from Gemmatimonadota bacterium encodes:
- a CDS encoding enoyl-CoA hydratase family protein has product MLDFDANTKVARITLNRPERLNALTFEVYDELRNTFRGLDATPEVRAIAITGAGRGFCTGGDVEEIIGALFELDFDGLLDFTRMTCDLIAAIRACRQPVVGALNGTVAGAGAAIATACDVRVAAESARIAYLFTRVGLSGADMGAAWLLPRIVGFGRASELLMTGAFIDATEAHRIGLYNRVVPDGEALAAATELAEELARGPSFALKVTKEALNREAHMEMEVALEAEARAQAKCMQDPNFLEAYQAFVEKRRPRFD; this is encoded by the coding sequence CTGCTGGACTTCGACGCGAACACGAAGGTCGCTCGCATCACGCTGAACCGCCCGGAGCGGCTGAACGCACTCACCTTCGAGGTCTACGACGAGCTGAGAAACACGTTCCGGGGGCTGGACGCTACACCCGAGGTACGGGCGATAGCGATCACCGGAGCGGGGCGGGGATTCTGCACCGGCGGCGACGTGGAAGAGATCATCGGTGCGTTGTTCGAGCTCGACTTCGACGGACTGCTCGATTTCACGCGCATGACCTGCGACCTGATCGCGGCTATCCGGGCGTGCCGACAGCCGGTGGTCGGCGCACTGAACGGCACGGTGGCGGGGGCCGGCGCCGCAATCGCGACGGCCTGCGACGTGCGCGTGGCGGCGGAGTCGGCGCGGATCGCGTATCTCTTCACCCGAGTGGGACTCTCCGGGGCGGACATGGGAGCGGCGTGGCTGCTGCCGCGGATCGTGGGCTTCGGACGTGCCTCCGAGCTGCTGATGACCGGCGCGTTCATCGACGCGACCGAGGCCCACCGCATCGGACTCTACAACCGCGTGGTCCCGGACGGCGAGGCGTTGGCGGCGGCGACGGAGCTTGCCGAGGAGCTGGCCCGAGGTCCGTCGTTCGCGCTGAAGGTCACCAAGGAGGCTCTCAACCGGGAGGCGCACATGGAAATGGAGGTTGCGCTCGAGGCCGAGGCGCGCGCCCAGGCGAAGTGCATGCAGGACCCGAACTTTCTCGAGGCCTACCAAGCGTTCGTCGAGAAGCGAAGGCCGCGCTTTGATTGA